DNA sequence from the Bubalus bubalis isolate 160015118507 breed Murrah chromosome 24, NDDB_SH_1, whole genome shotgun sequence genome:
GGGCAGAGGTGGATGGAAGGGCTGGAAATCTGGGTTCCGGCTGGGTGCCCTTGGCTGAgtcacttaccctctctgagcctccattttgtTATCTGTAAAATCCAGGGGAGGATTGGAAGGACTCTGAGGACTCATCCACTCCCTGCTGTAGGGATTGGGGGTTCCTCACCCAGTGTGAGGAGTGAAGGGGGCTGGGGGTTCCTTTCTGCCCGCTTCCACCCTGccaccccaccctgtccctctctctctctccacagagGGAGGCGATGCTGTGCTGCCATGCCTCGAAGGTTCCTCGGCTGGTCCCCCTGAACAACTGGCCTGGTTTCGGGGCTCCCAAGAAACACCCTTCTTAAAGTTGAGCCTAGGGTTACCAGGCCTGGGCATCCATGTGGGGCCTCTGGGCACCCTGAAGGAGCCCCAGGGAACCCTGCTGTTCCTCTTCAATGTCTCCAAACATATGGGGGGCTTCTACTTGTGCCAGCCAAGCCCGCCTTCTGAGCAGGGCTGGCAGCCCGGCTGGACGGTCAGCGTGCAGGGCAGCGGTGAGGTccgggctggggcagggagggctgaGTGAGAAGAGGGAGGCCCACCAGAGATGGAGGAGGTCCAGCGGCTGAAATGAATCCGGAGGGAGGGGCCGGAGGGGCCGAGAGACAAGCTGGGAGCTAGTTTTAGGTGGCTTCTAAACCCCCTGTGGCTTTATGACGTCAGCGCCGTGTGGCTCTGTGTCTTTCACTCTTTTCTCTGAGTcgctctttctctgtctctctctgggtCTTTGCATCTGCCTTTCTGGGTCTCTgtatctctcttcctctcctggaTGTCTCTGTATTCTGGTTCTGGGTATCTTCCCAGGGAAACTGTTCCGGTGGAATGCTTCAGACCTCAATGACCCAAGCTGTGACCTGAGGAACAAAACCTCGAAGGGCCCCAGGTCCTCTTCTGGTCACCCCACAAAGTCCCAGCTGAATGTGTGGGGCACGGACCACTTTAAGGAGATCTCACACGCAGACCTGCCCTGTGCTCCACCTAACAGCACATTGAACCAGAGCGACAACCGTGGTAAGGTGATGGGGGGTGCCAGGAAGAGCGGGGAAGGTGACTGGGAACTGGATGATCTGCAGGGGAGGAGGACCCCCCACCCCAAGGATTACGCCTTCTTAGCCGTGGCTCTCCCTGCCCCAGACCTCACTGTGGCCCCGGGCTCCACACTCTTGCTGTCCTGTGGGGCCTCCCGTACCTCCCTGGTCAGAGGCTCCGTCTCCTGGATCCACATGTATCCCATGAAGCCTGAGGTCAAATTGCTGAGCCTATACGTCAGCGAACATGCCCAGCTCAGAGAGATGTGGGTCATGGGCACCCTTGGGGGAAAGGTGGTTCTGTTACTGCCCAAAGCTACAGCTCAAGATGCTGACATCTATCGTTGTAACCACGGCAACAAGACCACCCAGATGCAGCTGAAGGTCACTGCCCAGTCAGGTGAGTTTCTCCCAACTGTGGCTCATCTGAgtggctggggcagggagggctggcTGAGGAGAGGGAAGAACTGGATGCCAGGCAACCTTGGCCCCTTGACCTGAGACCTAGTACCAGCCTAATCATCCCAAACTCCAACCTCTACACTGAACACCGACCCCAACTCTTTTCCTCCCTTGCTTCCGAGACACCCACTTTCCCCCATCTTCTCCTACCACTGGTTATTTCTTCCCATAAACTTTGGGGgagtcttcctccctccctcacaCCTCACTGTTGAAGCCCTGAGCCCTCTTCTTATGTCTGTCTACACTCCTGCATCCTGTTTGACTTCCTTTACCCCCATGCCTCTTTAGGCCACCATGCCTTGTGACTCAGTTTCAGGCTCCATCACATCCCACACCCAGCCAACACCTGGAATTGCCATTTGATATCCCATGGACACTGCAAGCTCAACCTTTACACAATCAAACTCAATAGTCTTCTGGGTGGCCCTGCGTAAGTGAAGGACACCTGCCCACAGGCCCAAGCCAGGAACCTGGgcatccttccttttttcttaccCGTCCATTAAATTGGTCATGATGTTCTGCCCATTCTGTCTCCCTTCATTCAATCCTACTGTGCGACTGCAACCACAACTCTCATACTCAACCTGAATTTTCCCTGCTAATTTAACCTCAGCACATGGCCACATCCCTCATCTAACCTTGTGAACCCCACTCTGCCCTTCACACTGACCATAGCTGTTCTTAGCTGCAGCAGGAAGCTGATCATCTTGCTCCTCTAAATCCTAACATAGCATCTGCTGATAGTCGTAGTTTGTCAACAGTTTGCTTAATAGATGCCGCTCCAGGCCCTGTACGAGGTTCTGGGTCCTCAGAGGGAGGGAGGCGAGCCCTCCGTGTAGCTTGGGATGTTGAGGATCTATATCTGGCCAGGGTCTCTCAGACTTATGGCGCTTTGAGGAACTGAGGCTGAAAAGCAAGATGCCAGCCTGGGGTCTTCATCTCATAGCTCCTTCCCCCTACCAGTATGGCATTGGCTGCTGGAGACTGGTGTCTGGAAAGTCCCTGTTGTGACTTTAAtttatctcatcttctgcctgacttccctggtgggttttCTTTCTCTTCGAAGAGGTGAGTCATGTTTGTCTTCCCAAGCTTTATCCCTCCTTCCTCAAGAGAGCCCACTCTGGTCAGtctgacaaccatttttcctCCCACACCTCCCCAACAGACCTTAGAATCCCgccctccctcctttcctacCCTCCCCAAACTACCCGAGCCCTTTGAAATTTGAACTCCCTTCTCCTCCAAGTTATCTCCCCAGCATCTCCCAAATCTTCACTCTCCAGTTTTTCTTCTGATCATTCCCCTTAACTCCCATCAGCCCTGATcctgaggaggaaaagaaagcgAATGACAGATCCCAATAGAAGGTAATTATTCCAGTGCCCTCCAGGCTCTCACTcctacactttcactttatgctttgctctcagtttcctctgctcatgctgtcttttctccatctctaTGGTTGAAATGCTGCCCAGCCTTCAAAGACCAGCACCAAAGCTACCTCCTCTGTCAAGTCCTCCTTGGATGATCACAGATCCCTCTGTAGGCTATgtcagaagctgctgctgctaagtcgcttcactatGTCAGAAGAGAGGTGCTAACTAATAACAAGtgatcacaattttttttttttcttcagtgggTCTTAGTtcaggcatgcaggatctttgatttCCCTGCTGCAtgcggaatctttagttgtggcatgcataCTCTTGGttacaacatgtgggatctagttccccaataactgcactgggagcacgtcttagccaccggaccaccagggaagtttcaacAAGTGACCACATTTTAAGCTCTAAGGGTTTAcctgaatcttttttaaaaatagttctatttatttatttttggctgtgctgggtcttcgttgctttgcggGCTTTTTTCTAGCTGCGGAGAGTGGccgctcctctctagttgtggtgcccgggcttctccttgcggtggcttctccttgcggtggcttctcgttgtggagcactggctctagggtgagcgagcttcagtagttgcagcgcgtGGACTCAGACTCCATAGTTGTGGCGCCCAGGCTCAGTCGCTCtgcggcatgtgtgatcttccaggatcagggatcgaacccgtgtctcctgcattggcaggcgtattctttaccactgagccaccaggaaagccctagccTGAATCTTGAGGCCTCGCCTCAAGTGCAACTCCCTTTTCCTCCCCCAGGTTCTTCAAAGTGACGCCTCCCCCGGGAAACGGGGCCAACAGCCAGTACGGAAACATGCTTTCCCTCTCCATGCCCCACTCTGGCACGGGTAGGTACCTGACCCAGAGCGGGCATCCCACCCATTTTCCTCCAATCTCCTGAGCTCCAAGTCTTCCCGAGCCTGGAGCGTCGCCCTCAGGGAAGAGCCCGCCCCCGCGACGCTGAGACCACCCACATC
Encoded proteins:
- the CD19 gene encoding B-lymphocyte antigen CD19 isoform X4, producing MPPPLLFLLLFLTPVGVRPEDPRLVEAKEGGDAVLPCLEGSSAGPPEQLAWFRGSQETPFLKLSLGLPGLGIHVGPLGTLKEPQGTLLFLFNVSKHMGGFYLCQPSPPSEQGWQPGWTVSVQGSGKLFRWNASDLNDPSCDLRNKTSKGPRSSSGHPTKSQLNVWGTDHFKEISHADLPCAPPNSTLNQSDNRDLTVAPGSTLLLSCGASRTSLVRGSVSWIHMYPMKPEVKLLSLYVSEHAQLREMWVMGTLGGKVVLLLPKATAQDADIYRCNHGNKTTQMQLKVTAQSVWHWLLETGVWKVPVVTLIYLIFCLTSLVGFLSLRRALILRRKRKRMTDPNRRFFKVTPPPGNGANSQYGNMLSLSMPHSGTGRALRWAAGLGAAAPSYGNPRSDVQEARAAGSRSPPGPGPEEEEGEAYEEPDSEEGSEFYENDSNLGQDQLSQDGSGYENPEEGSLDPQDEDSFSNGAESYENEDEELAPTVTRTTGSQSYEDMRGILYAAPQLRFVRAQPGANHEEETVVS
- the CD19 gene encoding B-lymphocyte antigen CD19 isoform X2 translates to MPPPLLFLLLFLTPVGVRPEDPRLVEAKEGGDAVLPCLEGSSAGPPEQLAWFRGSQETPFLKLSLGLPGLGIHVGPLGTLKEPQGTLLFLFNVSKHMGGFYLCQPSPPSEQGWQPGWTVSVQGSGKLFRWNASDLNDPSCDLRNKTSKGPRSSSGHPTKSQLNVWGTDHFKEISHADLPCAPPNSTLNQSDNRDLTVAPGSTLLLSCGASRTSLVRGSVSWIHMYPMKPEVKLLSLYVSEHAQLREMWVMGTLGGKVVLLLPKATAQDADIYRCNHGNKTTQMQLKVTAQSVWHWLLETGVWKVPVVTLIYLIFCLTSLVGFLSLRRALILRRKRKRMTDPNRRFFKVTPPPGNGANSQYGNMLSLSMPHSGTGRALRWAAGLGAAAPSYGNPRSDVQEARAAGSRSPPGPGPEEEEGEAYEEPDSEEGSEFYENDSNLGQDQLSQDGSGYENPEEGSLDPQDEDSFSNGAESYENEDEELAPTVTRTTGSQSYEDMRGILYAAPQLRFVRAQPGANHEEDADSYENMDNPDGPEPAWGGGARIGWSTR
- the CD19 gene encoding B-lymphocyte antigen CD19 isoform X1 — protein: MPPPLLFLLLFLTPVGVRPEDPRLVEAKEGGDAVLPCLEGSSAGPPEQLAWFRGSQETPFLKLSLGLPGLGIHVGPLGTLKEPQGTLLFLFNVSKHMGGFYLCQPSPPSEQGWQPGWTVSVQGSGKLFRWNASDLNDPSCDLRNKTSKGPRSSSGHPTKSQLNVWGTDHFKEISHADLPCAPPNSTLNQSDNRDLTVAPGSTLLLSCGASRTSLVRGSVSWIHMYPMKPEVKLLSLYVSEHAQLREMWVMGTLGGKVVLLLPKATAQDADIYRCNHGNKTTQMQLKVTAQSVWHWLLETGVWKVPVVTLIYLIFCLTSLVGFLSLRRALILRRKRKRMTDPNRRFFKVTPPPGNGANSQYGNMLSLSMPHSGTGRALRWAAGLGAAAPSYGNPRSDVQEARAAGSRSPPGPGPEEEEGEAYEEPDSEEGSEFYENDSNLGQDQLSQDGSGYENPEEGSLDPQDEDSFSNGAESYENEDEELAPTVTRTTDLLSPHGSAWDPSREATSLGSQSYEDMRGILYAAPQLRFVRAQPGANHEEDADSYENMDNPDGPEPAWGGGARIGWSTR
- the CD19 gene encoding B-lymphocyte antigen CD19 isoform X3, with the translated sequence MPPPLLFLLLFLTPVGVRPEDPRLVEAKEGGDAVLPCLEGSSAGPPEQLAWFRGSQETPFLKLSLGLPGLGIHVGPLGTLKEPQGTLLFLFNVSKHMGGFYLCQPSPPSEQGWQPGWTVSVQGSGKLFRWNASDLNDPSCDLRNKTSKGPRSSSGHPTKSQLNVWGTDHFKEISHADLPCAPPNSTLNQSDNRDLTVAPGSTLLLSCGASRTSLVRGSVSWIHMYPMKPEVKLLSLYVSEHAQLREMWVMGTLGGKVVLLLPKATAQDADIYRCNHGNKTTQMQLKVTAQSVWHWLLETGVWKVPVVTLIYLIFCLTSLVGFLSLRRALILRRKRKRMTDPNRRFFKVTPPPGNGANSQYGNMLSLSMPHSGTGRALRWAAGLGAAAPSYGNPRSDVQEARAAGSRSPPGPGPEEEEGEAYEEPDSEEGSEFYENDSNLGQDQLSQDGSGYENPEEGSLDPQDEDSFSNGAESYENEDEELAPTVTRTTDLLSPHGSAWDPSREATSLGSQSYEDMRGILYAAPQLRFVRAQPGANHEEETVVS